Proteins encoded within one genomic window of Fusarium musae strain F31 chromosome 4, whole genome shotgun sequence:
- a CDS encoding hypothetical protein (EggNog:ENOG41) gives MLSCFGIGKNREDAEREPLLPRYNDDTGLQTRLHEKLHTYQMLRAISKGYMPTNEQLIIHLRTLLSAQILNPERQELSPSGRALVRSIKLWIKQFIEVLQHKNNRDQIQDFIWYLTKARLDVDVAHIEQRAARAKVRADAVATYKSLQTVGSLLLTNSDFRIFLSDLSTVGREVLRDTAFTLSDVSKQAGEAIKPSKEEEEALKHENGNGKSPAPPSDEDLKNEVVDVGETVKDGALEVADGAVQSIKEHVKGDEGDALVKRLKQTVMNLRKRTDYKESVSTISLLIQRYLLAYSHAAAATVEAVEEDTQPNPEADKAVHNFWLFITSLGKREHWDEVKKSFEAVVDDGKTDPNFDELVRQIGNLVQDMLSDPDFFDNIEERFQELRKKSNDLTAKSSIRDDLDALLSSLYAAFRSILDDQDIKKLIHTTERIALLLSPAGEYANSDLVTDTINIFVPLLVQAIQYIPIPRVEVSAPAIDLLLENLILEPGRTINASSFLPFQLNISTYNDVQVRKALHGTQSTMKSMMKVTVSGLSIAADDLGYWLRVHSGLFRMVDEGIAGFHLDKRGIDITLDLEIGKDRMEQIVSLRDVRVRIHHLNYTLSKSKFACLAWILKPLVRPIVRKALEVKIAASIAEGLHFLNREMLYARERLRATRIADPKDLWTFIRAVAARLVPAPDPDIDARVGVKAGSGVFQGRYAPGSLVKLWEEEGRDAEQKLFEYQQGGWKNDIFDVSTSRV, from the coding sequence ATGCTGTCGTGCTTTGGCATTGGTAAAAATCGCGAGGACGCAGAGCGCGAACCTCTGCTACCGCGTTACAATGACGACACCGGCCTACAGACGCGACTCCATGAGAAGCTCCATACATATCAAATGCTGCGCGCTATCTCTAAAGGATACATGCCAACAAACGAACAGCTTATAATCCACTTAAGAACTCTTCTATCGGCTCAGATTCTCAACCCTGAGCGCCAAGAGCTGAGCCCATCAGGACGAGCCTTGGTCAGAAGCATCAAGCTATGGATCAAACAGTTCATCGAGGTTTTGCAACACAAGAATAATAGAGACCAGATTCAAGACTTCATCTGGTATCTTACCAAAGCTCGTTTGGACGTCGACGTCGCACATATCGAGCAGCGAGCTGCCAGGGCAAAGGTCCGAGCCGATGCTGTCGCAACTTACAAGAGCTTGCAGACTGTTGGATCGCTTCTCTTGACCAACTCCGATTTCCGCATCTTCCTTTCCGACCTTAGCACTGTTGGAAGAGAGGTGCTTCGAGACACTGCCTTCACCTTGTCTGATGTCTCCAAACAAGCTGGCGAGGCCATCAAGCCgtccaaggaggaggaagaggcccTTAAACATGAGAATGGCAATGGCAAATCGCCTGCTCCACCCTCCGACGAAGATCTTAAGAATGAAGTTGTAGATGTCGGTGAAACTGTCAAAGATGGTGCGCTTGAAGTGGCCGACGGGGCGGTACAGAGCATCAAGGAGCATGTGAAGGGCGACGAAGGTGATGCATTGGTGAAGCGCCTCAAACAAACTGTGATGAACCTCCGAAAGCGAACAGACTACAAGGAGTCAGTTTCAACGATCTCGCTGCTTATCCAACGTTACCTTCTTGCCTACTCTCACGCAGCCGCTGCGACCGTCGAAGCAGTTGAGGAGGACACCCAGCCTAACCCAGAGGCCGACAAAGCAGTCCATAATTTCTGGTTGTTCATCACTTCTCTCGGTAAGCGTGAGCATTGGGATGAGGTCAAGAAATCCTTCGAAGccgttgtcgatgatggaAAAACTGACCCCAACTTCGATGAGCTTGTGCGACAGATTGGCAATTTGGTGCAGGATATGCTGAGCGACCCTGACTTCTTTGACAATATCGAAGAACGATTCCAGGAACTGCGCAAAAAGTCCAATGATCTGACTGCCAAATCATCAATTCGAGATGATCTCGACGCCTTGCTTTCCAGTTTGTATGCCGCTTTCCGCTCAATCTTGGATGACCaggatatcaagaagctcatccaCACAACCGAAAGAATTGCTCTCCTCTTGTCACCAGCCGGCGAATACGCTAACAGCGACCTGGTCACTGACACGATCAACATCTTTGTCCCTCTCCTCGTCCAGGCTATTCAGTACATCCCCATTCCACGCGTTGAAGTATCGGCACCCGCTATCGATCTTCTGCTAGAGaatctcatccttgagcCTGGTCGCACCATCAATGCAAGCTCCTTCCTACCTTTCCAGCTTAACATCTCAACCTACAATGATGTCCAAGTGAGAAAGGCACTTCATGGGACGCAATCTACCATGAAATCAATGATGAAAGTTACTGTGTCTGGCCTTTCTATTGCAGCAGACGACCTGGGTTACTGGTTACGCGTACACTCTGGTCTTTTCCGTATGGTTGACGAAGGTATTGCGGGATTCCACCTTGATAAGCGCGGCATCGACATCACTCTTGATCTCGAAATTGGAAAGGATCGCATGGAACAGATCGTCTCCTTACGCGATGTCAGGGTCCGCATCCATCACCTTAATTACACGCTGAGCAAGTCCAAGTTTGCTTGCCTCGCTTGGATCCTGAAGCCATTGGTGCGGCCCATTGTGCGCAAGGCTCTCGAGGTCAAGATTGCAGCTTCAATCGCTGAAGGTCTTCACTTCCTGAACCGAGAAATGCTTTATGCACGGGAGCGTCTCCGTGCCACACGAATTGCTGATCCAAAGGACCTCTGGACGTTCATTCGAGCAGTTGCTGCACGTCTCGTTCCAGCGCCCGATCCAGACATCGACGCCCGCGTTGGCGTCAAGGCAGGGTCAGGCGTATTCCAAGGGCGGTATGCACCTGGCAGTCTGGTCAAGCTGTGGGAGGAGGAAGGCAGGGATGCAGAGCAGAAGCTTTTTGAGTATCAGCAGGGAGGATGGAAGAATGATATCTTTGACGTTAGCACAAGCCGAGTTTAA
- a CDS encoding hypothetical protein (BUSCO:EOG092642I5), producing MLCGISGEAPQEPVVSKKSGVVYEKRLIDQYVKEHGTEPDSGEALTADDLLPIHSSRIVRPRPPTLTSIPALLATFQNEWDALALETYNLKEQLARTREELATALYQHDAAVRVIARLTRERDEARDALSKVTVTGGAVDGDSMQVDSVEKLPEELVAKVDETHQTLSKGRKKRPVPEGWATGEEISAFESATTHSLPVPEATALTVGGTNAAAVGGLKGQAVVYSTTEDKVEQSFSVDEPVTDAVWAEAGVAFATGQGSVKVFQEGNQVASLSEHAGAATALSLHPSGEILASVGTDKSIVFYDLVAQKRVARAYTDAALTSCAFHPDGHLFAAGTTSGEIKLFMTNTLEQAASFSLGAPIQALSFSENGYWFAATAKGQTMVTIFDLRKEGDAAVAKVLETGGPVQSLAWDYSGQFLATGGAAGVTVQQFTKSTKKWTEPLKSSTPSVAVRWGESAKQLVTVNGEGVVSVLATKE from the exons ATGCTGTGTGGAA TTTCTGGAGAGGCTCCTCAGGAGCCCGTCGTTTCTAAGAAGTCTG GTGTCGTTTACGAGAAGCGTCTTATTGATCAATACGTCAAAGAACATGGCACCGAGCCCGATTCTGGCGAGGCCCTGACCGCCGATGACCTCCTCCCTATCCATTCGTCGCGTATTGTCCGACCGCGTCCTCCTACTCTCACATCGATTCCCGCTCTCCTCGCTACTTTCCAGAACGAATGGGACGCGCTGGCTCTAGAGACATATAACCTCAAGGAGCAGCTTGCACGCACCAGAGAGGAGCTAGCCACAGCGTTGTACCAGCACGACGCTGCTGTCCGGGTTATTGCACGACTCACGAGGGAGCGAGATGAGGCCAGGGATGCTTTGAGCAAGGTCACTGTGACGGGTGGTGCGGTCGATGGTGATTCTATGCAGGTCGATAGCGTGGAGAAGTTACCAGAAGAACTCGTCGCCAAGGTGGACGAGACCCATCAGAC ATTATCAAAGGGTCGCAAGAAGCGCCCTGTGCCTGAGGGTTGGGCTACCGGCGAAGAGATTTCAGCTTTCGAGAGCGCGACTACACACTCCTTACCCGTTCCTGAGGCTACCGCCCTTACTGTTGGAGGAACCAATGCCGCGGCAGTTGGAGGCTTGAAGGGTCAGGCAGTAGTCTACTCTACCACCGAGGATAAGGTCGAGCAATCTTTCTCGGTGGATGAGCCTGTTACAGACGCTGTTTGGGCTGAGGCCGGTGTGGCTTTTGCGACTGGTCAAGGCAGTGTCAAGGTCTTCCAGGAGGGTAACCAGGTTGCATCGCTGAGTGAACATGCTGGCGCTGCTACGGCGTTGAGCCTCCACCCCAGTGGTGAGATTCTGGCTTCTGTTGGTACGGATAAGAGCATCGTGTTTTACGACTTGGTCGCACAGAAACGTGTAGCCCGCGCTTACACCGATGCTG CTCTTACATCTTGTGCCTTCCACCCTGATGGTCACCTCTTTGCCGCTGGTACCACCTCAGGCGAAATCAAGCTCTTCATGACCAATACTCTCGAGCAGGCAGCTTCTTTCAGCCTGGGTGCCCCTATCCAGGCTCTCAGCTTCTCCGAGAACGGCTACTGGTTTGCAGCTACAGCCAAGGGCCAGACCATGGTCACTATCTTTGATCTGCGTAAAGAGGGAGACGCGGCGGTGGCCAAGGTTCTTGAGACTGGCGGGCCGGTCCAGTCCCTGGCGTGGGACTACAGTGGCCAGTTCCTCGCCACTGGCGGTGCGGCTGGGGTCACAGTGCAACAGTTCACCAAGTCCACCAAGAAGTGGACCGAGCCTTTGAAGAGTTCTACGCCCTCCGTTGCTGTTCGGTGGGGAGAGTCTGCAAAGCAGCTCGTAACAGTCAATGGTGAGGGTGTGGTCAGCGTACTTGCAACAAAGGAATAG
- a CDS encoding hypothetical protein (EggNog:ENOG41), translating to MALPQPQDLRVADEAEQIKTLDLLFEPSTAIHSTLLPIVRDAEYTSYPELIEACRTRLASLASSNSSANPDKTLLSILGSHPRLGAKKVDSAQSSAEQANLQGQGEELAKLNKEYEEKFPGLRYVVFVNGRGRPEIMENMKARISRGDFSKEVDEASQAMCDIANDRASKLGVKP from the exons ATGGCCctacctcaacctcaagatcttcgTGTAGCAGATGAAGCCGAGCAGATCAAGACTTTGGATCTGCTATTCGAGCCCAGTACAGCAATCCATTCCACTCTCCTCCCCATTGTGCGAGACGCAGAGTATACATCGTACCCGGAGTTAATTGAGGCCTGCAGGACTCGCCTCGCGTCACTCGCCTCCTCGAACTCGTCAGCCAACCCAGATAAGACTCTTCTGTCAATTCTCGGGTCACATCCCCGTTTAGGagccaagaaggttgactcAGCACAGTCATCTGCAGAGCAGGCCAACCTGCAAGGCCAAGGCGAAGAATTGGCGAAGCTGAACAAGGAGTATGAGGAAAAGTTCCCCGGATTACGATATGTCGTTTTTGTGAACGGACGGGGAAGACCTGAGATCATGGAGAACATGAAGGCTAGAATTTCTCGAGGCGACTTTTCGAAAGAGGTTGACGAAGCGTCACAG GCAATGTGCGATATTGCAAACGACCGAGCTTCCAAGCTTGGTGTGAAGCCATAA